A single genomic interval of Calypte anna isolate BGI_N300 chromosome 3, bCalAnn1_v1.p, whole genome shotgun sequence harbors:
- the LOC103525750 gene encoding WD repeat and coiled-coil-containing protein → MELGKAKLLRTGLNALYQAIHPVYGIAWTDGKQVILTALYYHNGELKFGDSSVVGQFEHVHGLYWGPYCSTDTPALLAVQHKKHVTVWQLGYSTIEKNKPLISQTCEVGEPFPLLSQGCVWHPKKEVLAVLTKRDASVLHAVRTDNARVKADIKSSGLIHCACWTKDGNRLVVAIGSALHSYIWDDAQKTLNTCSFCPVFDVGGYICAIEATLDFQIAVATELPLDNICGLNAGIAFDLPSGTETGSVISQFAGDEEYSMDLRRKSIDSDRSCVDSVASSSSGPVDLTHILANHRRSDPGPLIALKRKDSAATNGQDSSHLILVTFERKVTTTRKVTIPGILVPDIMAFDLRAKIVAVASNTSNIVLVYSVTSSCMPHIQQIQLEKNERPKGLCFLTDKLLLILIGKQKFPEPNLIPSSSSDRYVIRLMIKELMLEEYSSALPGTKQNMLYNSESSVNIPGKRKFFENLATEDQPQSRELLIPRRTVIQSPSGRRRLIEEVKSSSYEQSSSSSVRDLDEKRLLCHPSVALETLDAEPINRSVSLLGSATATRLSRRPSSPKVQFNIIQETSNSPKNNSLMSERGMSHISRNLERLCGSFSELQLSLSEITDFAKNGRKRSLAYPCSQEPPVVHITYQKSVSNGTVTEETKDVLLCDGKIHLSLVQQLFDLPVIEMKHGSSWIVLTADMDGFVPLIFKAAQEIIIRDGTDSSEVCGGHSYKKPFTMQPPSRVT, encoded by the exons ATGGAGCTGGGAAAGGCAAAGCTGTTGAGAACTGGCCTTAATGCTTTATATCAGGCCATTCACCCTGTATATGGAATTGCCTGGACAGATGGGAAGCAGGTGATACTGACTGCTTTGTACTATCATAATGGAGAGCTAAAATTTGGAGATTCAAGCGTCGTTGGTCAGTTTGAACATGTTCATGGGCTTTACTGGGGCCCATATTGCTCTACAGACACTCCAGCTCTGCTTGCTGTTCAGCATAAAAAGCATGTTACTGTTTGGCAGCTGGGCTACAGCACTATAGAGAAGAACAAACCCTTGATTTCTCAGACTTGTGAAGTCGGTGAACCTTTTCCACTgctttcccagggctgtgtctggCATCCAAAGAAGGAAGTTTTGGCTGTGCTTACAAAAAGAGATGCTTCAGTCCTGCATGCTGTTCGTACTGATAATGCTAGAGTTAAGGCAGACATCAAAAGCAGTGGGCTTATCCACTGTGCTTGCTGGACTAAGGATGGCAATCGTTTAGTAGTTGCTATAGGCAGCGCCCTTCACTCCTACATATGGGATGATGCTCAGAAAACTCTAAATACCTGCTCCTTTTGCCCGGTCTTTGATGTGGGAGGTTATATCTGTGCTATAGAAGCCACACTGGATTTCCAAATTGCTGTAGCTACCGAGCTTCCTTTAGATAACATCTGTGGTTTGAATGCAGGCATTGCATTCGACCTGCCATCTGGTACTGAAACTGGTTCTGTCATCTCACAGTTTGCTGGTGATGAGGAGTACTCCATGGACCTACGAAGAAAGTCCATAGATTCAGACAGATCCTGTGTGGATTCAGTTGCTTCATCTTCCTCAGGTCCCGTGGATTTAACCCACATCCTGGCAAACCACCGCCGCTCCGATCCCGGCCCTCTCATTGCTCTGAAACGCAAAGACTCTGCAGCAACAAATGGTCAAGATTCTTCTCACCTGATCTTAGTGACTTTTGAGAGGAAAGTGACTACCACCAGGAAAGTCACCATCCCAGGGATTCTGGTTCCTGATATAATGGCTTTTGATCTTCGAGCTAAGATCGTGGCGGTAGCCTCTAACACTTCAAACATTGTTTTGGTGTATTCAGTAACTTCGTCTTGCATGCCTCATATTCAACaaatacagctggaaaaaaatgaaagaccAAAGGGACTCTGCTTTTTGACTGATAAACTCTTATTGATTCTGATTGGGAAGCAAAAATTCCCTGAGCCAAATCTCATTCCATCTTCTAGTTCGGACAGGTATGTAATACGTCTGATGATCAAAGAGCTGATGCTGGAAGAATATTCTTCAGCATTGCCTGGGACTAAGCAGAATATGCTTTATAACTCAGAATCCTCTGTGAATATTCCTGGAAAAAGGAAGTTCTTTGAGAATCTTGCCACAGAAGACCAACCTCAAAGCAGGGAGCTGCTAATACCAAGAAGAACAGTTATTCAATCTCCTAGTGGCAGGAGAAGACTCATTGAAGAAGTAAAAAGCTCAAGTTATGAGCAGAGTTCTTCATCAAGTGTGAGAGACCTGGATGAAAAAAGGCTCCTATGTCACCCTTCAGTGGCCTTGGAAACATTGGATGCTGAGCCTATCAATCGTTCAGTGTCTCTTCTTGGTTCTGCAACAGCCACCAGGCTCTCCAGAAGACCATCTTCCCCTAAAGTGCAGTTCAATATAATCCAAGAAACATCAAATTCTCCAAAAAACAACAGTTTGATGAGTGAAAGAGGAATGAGTCACATATCGAGAAACTTAGAGAGACTCTGTGGCAGCTTCAGTGAGTTACAACTGAGTCTTTCTGAAATCACAGACTTTGCTAAAAATGGAAGGAAGAGATCTCTGGCCTACCCTTGTTCACAGGAACCACCCGTCGTTCATATCACTTACCAG AAAAGTGTTTCAAATGGAACAgtcactgaagaaacaaaagatgTTCTCCTCTGTGATGGGAAGATCCACTTGAGTTTAGTCCAGCAGCTGTTTGATCTGCCTGTGATTGAAATGAAACATG